TTCCTCATCGAGCAGATCCGCGTTAACAACGTCGGTACGTTCCTCGGCATCCAGGTAACACAGGCGGAGGTCATCGCCGTCCTCATTTCGCTCGCTGGTGTCGTGGGGCTGGTGTATACGACGAGGCGCGTCGGAGAGAGCGTGAAGGAGGGATCCGGCTCATGAGACGTCGCTTAGCGGTCACGGAGTGTTCGGGCACGGAATGAACCGGAGCCCCGAGCTGAAATCGTGCTCGCATTGCGTCCACCTACGGTTGTCGACCTGCGCGACCGGTTATTCCATTCGTAAACTTTGTCTGGTGCATGCAACGCCTGTCTTTGCTGGTTTTCGTTTTGAGTCTCATCGTCGTCGGTGTAGGTTGCTCCTCGGACGACGACACCTCGTCGGATCGTGCCGAAACGATCCGGTTCATGACTTACAACATCGAGGATGTTCGCACGGGCGACGTGAAGCGGGCGGATCACCCGCGCCTTGAACGCGCCGCTGCACGGATTCAGACCTTGCGGCCGGACGTTCTGCTCGTCAACGAACTGAGCTACGACCAGCAGGGCGGACCGGATGTTGAGGACGGCGATTCGCCGGGGCAGAACGCACAACGGTTTGTCGACCAGTATCTCTCGCAGCCCCGGTCCGATTCGCTGCAGCCGGTGAGGTACCAGACGGTCATGCTGCCGGTTAACACGGGTATCTCGAGCGGTTTCGACCTGAACAACGATGGCGAGATCGTTGAGACGGTGCCGGAGGTGCCATCTACGCCGCCCGATGGAAGCGTTCCACCACAGAACGACGCCGGCCGAGCCTACGGCGGCGACACCTGGGGCTTTGGCACCTTCCCCGGCCATTACGGCATGGCCCTCTTCGTGCGCGAGGACCTCAAGGTTCTTACCGACAGCATTCGCACGTTCCGTCTCTACCCGTGGTCGCGTCTCCCCGGCGCGGAGGTCCCGACGGATTCTGTGACCGGCGAGCCCTTTTATTCCAGCGAAGAGTGGGAGGCGCTCCGGCTGTCCTCCAAGAGTCACTGGGACATCCCTATTGAGCTTCCGAACGGTGACCTCATTCATGTTCTCGCGAGTCACCCCACACCACCGACCTTTGATGGTGCGGCCGATCGGAATGGCCACAGAAACCACGACGAAATCCGATTCTGGCAGGAGTACATCTCCGGTGCCGACCACATCGTCGACGACTCAAGCAAGACGGGTGGACTGGCGTCCGACGCCTCCTTCGTTATTATGGGCGACCAGAACGCGGACCCGGATGAGGGCGACACCTACGGAACGCCCATCGCCGACCTCCTCAATCACGACCGAGTTCAGTCCATCCAGCCGGAAGCGACACCCGCCGGGCAGTCGGCGTTTCCCGATCTGGATGCGGACGACACAGCACGGTGGGGGCTTCGGGTCGATTATGTCATTCCATCCGAGGATCTGAACGTTGTAGCCAGCGGCGTGTGGCGCCCGACGGGGGGCGAGGCCAAGGAGCTGGAGGTGAGCGATCACTTTCCAGTCTGGGTCGATGTGAGCATCCCGGCGTCCACATCTTCGAAATAATTGGCATCCAGTACATTCTACTTCGACGCCATGATCCTACGCCAGTCGACGGTAACTCTACAGGCCCGCGAGCGCGGATTCCACCTGATCACGGCAGAGATTCGGAACGCTATGCCCGACATCAGCGACATCGAAGCCGGTCTGCTGCACGTGTTTATCCAGCACACATCGGCGTCCCTCACGATCAACGAGAATGCGAGCCCGGACGTCCGCTCCGATATGGAGAAGCATTTCAACAACATGGTGCCGGAGAATCAGCCGTACTACGACCACACGATCGAGGGCTCCGACGACATGCCCGCGCACATCAAAGCATCGCTTCTCGACACCAGCCTGACGATTCCCATTCGGCAAGGGGACCTCGCGCTCGGCACGTGGCAGGGCATCTACCTGAACGAGCATAGAGATCACGGCAGCCGGCGGTCACTCGTGCTCACGGTAACCGGGACGACAGAAGCGTAGAACGGAGCAGGAATAGGGTTGGAGAAACCACGCCCACGCCTCAAGAGGCCTGGGCAGGTTGCTCCGTCCACCGTTATACTGGGTCGGCGGGTTTGAGGGGCCGGTCCATCGCGGAGGTGGTCTCCGTCGATACGTGCCGCGACGCCCCACGCACCCGTCCGCCCACGAAGGGGCGGCCTCGCTCGCACTCTCAACGCCTAGCATGGCGACAGGTTGACAGCATGCGCCGTGCTACGTAACATCATGTCGTCCGGTCTCCGCCCAGGGACATCGGACGGTTCGTTTGCCCTCTCCTTTATTCCTTGCCTCGAATGGAAGACGTCCTTCAGTCCATCGATACAGACATGCTTATTAGCATGGGGTTCGATGTTGTCTACGCGCTCATTCTCATCGTCGTCGCCCTGATCCTTGCCGGATGGGCGAAACGTGCGACATCCAAAGGGCTCGATCGTGCCAACGTCGATCCGACGCTTGGAAAGTTCTTTTCCAATATGGCGCGGTATCTTGTCCTGATTATCGCAGGCATTGCGGTACTTGAAAAGTTTGGCGTAAGCGTCGCCAGTCTTGCCGCTGTCCTCGCCGCTGCCGGTTTTGCCGTGGGGCTCGCGCTTCAAGGCTCGCTGCAGAACTTCGCTGCCGGCGTCATGCTGCTTGTCTTTCGACCGTTCCGGGTTGGTGATGTCGTGGAAACGGCTGGGGAGAAGGGCAAGATCTTCGAGATCTCGCTATTCACCACACAGATGGACACCCCGGACAACCGCCGGATCATCATCCCCAACGGCGAAATCTTCGGGTCGACCATCGAGAACGTGACGTTCCACGACACGCGCCGCGTCGACGTAAGCGTGGGAACCGACTACCCCGCCAGCCTGGACGAAACCCGCGCTGTCCTCCAGGCCGCGGCCGAGTCCGTGGACGGTCGTCTTGACGACAAAGACGTAGTCGTCTACCTCGACAGCCTCGGCGATTCCTGCATCAACTGGTCCGTGCGCGTCTGGTCCACGACAGCCGACTACTGGGACGTCCGCGAGCGCCTCACACAAGCGGTGAAGGACCACCTCGACGACGCTGGCATCGGCATCCCGTACCCGCAGATGGACGTGCATGTCGACGGCGTCGACGTATAGATGTCTGGAGGTATGAAGGTGTGAAGGTATGGACGTGTCGAAGTGTGAAGGTGTTTAGGTGTTAACTTTGAACCCTGAACGTTGAACCCTGAACCCTAAACCCTGAACATAGCAACGCCCCGATCGGAGCGAGTCCGGTCGGGGCGTTGCTATTGCTTCGGTGCGAATGTTGGCGTCGGTTATTCGTCGCCGCGTTCGAGGATGAGGCCGGCAAGTGGGGGCAGCGTGAGTTCAATCGAGTGCGTGCGTCCATGTGCGCTGACCGGTTCGGAGTGTACCGTGCCCTGGTTGCCGACATTACCGCCACCGTAGACGCTGGCGTCGCTATTCAGCAATTCCGTCCAGACGCCGCCCCCCGGGAGGCCAATCCGATAGTTTTTCCGGACGACCGGCGTGAAGTTGAGGATGAAGACGAGCTCTTTGCCTTCATACCTTCGGATGTAAGCGACGACGCTGTTCGCACGGTCGTCGTAGGAAATCCACTCGAAGCCATCGTTGTCGTCGTTCCAGAGCGCCTGATGGTTCTGGTAGAGGTGGTTCAGATCCGAGAACCACGCCTGGATTCCGCGATGCAAGTCTTTCTCCGCGACATGCCACTCGAGTGACTCATCGTGATCCCATTCGTGGTACTGTCCAAACTCGCCGCCCATGAAGAGCAGCTTCTTGCCCGGGTGGCCGAACATGTGCGTAAAGAGGAGGCGCATGTTGGCGGCTTTCTGCCAGTCGTCGCCCGGCATCTTGCTCCAGAGCGACTTCTTTCCGTGCACAACCTCGTCGTGCGAGAGCGGAAGCGCGTAGTTCTCCGAAAAGGCCCACGAGAGGGTCCAGGTCAGCTCGCCGTGGTGATACTGGCGATGCACTGGGTCATTGCTGACGTAGTCGAGCGTGTCGTGCATCCAGCCCATATTCCACTTGTAGAGGAAGCCCAGACCGCCCGTGTCGACCGGCTTGGAAACGCCCGGCCAGGCGGTGGATTCCTCCGCGAGCATGAGGGCTTCGGGGAATTGCTCGTAGACGCGCTTGTTGGTGTCCTGCAGGAGTTCGATGGCCTCGAGGTTCTCGCGCCCGCCGTACGCGTTCGGACTCCACTCGCCTTCACGCGAATAGTCGCGGTATAGCATCGACGCCACGGCATCCACGCGGAGCCCGTCGACGTGGTAGCGATCGAGCCAGAAGAGTGCGTTCGAGATGAGGAAGTTCCGGACGCCGGCTTTTCCGAAGTCGAACACGCGCGTGCCCCAGTCGGGGTGGGAGCGCATGAGCGGATCCTCATACTCGAAGAGGTGCGATCCGTCGAAGAATGCGAGGCCCTGCGGGTCCGTGGCAAAGTGCCCGGGCACCCAGTCCATGATGACGCCGATGCCGCGCTCGTGCAGGTAGTTGATCAGGTACATCAGATCCTGCGGCGAGCCGTACCGGAAGGTCGGGGCGTAGTAGCCGACGATCTGGTAGCCCCATGATCCATAGTAGGGATGCTCGGCGAGCGGAAGAAACTCGACGTGCGTGAAACCGCATTCCTCTACGTGGTCGGCGAGCGGCTCCGCAATTTCGCGGTAGGATAAGCTTTCGCCCTGCTCCTTGTGACGCCACGAGCCGAGGTGCACCTCGTAGATCGAGACGGGCTTGTTCAGGCCGCTCGGACCTTCGCGCTGCTCCATCCAGTCATCGTCGGACCACGTAAAGTCGTCGAGGTCCGTGATGATGGAGGAGAGACCCTCATATGTGTTCTCAGCCGGCGCCTCCATTCGGAAGGCGTACGGGTCCGTCCGGTCGAGCTCCTCGTAGTTTGCCTGAATGCGGTACTTGTAGCGGTCCTCGGGAGCGGCGCCGCGCACGTAGCCTTCCCACAAGCCGCCCTTACGTCGTTCCAGCTTGGACGCCGCGGAGTCCCAGTCATTAAAGTCGCCCATGACGGACACCTGGTGAGCGTTCGGGGCCCAGACGGTGAACCAGGTACCGCTGTCATCCGGATGTGCGCCGAGGCGCTCGTAGCTGGTGTAATGCTTTCCTTCGTTCCAGAAGTAAAAGTCGTCGTCCGTTAAGCGAGGCATGTGGCGTATCTAAATGGGAAAAGATGCGGGGTGCGTGTGCACAGGCTCGGGGGCCGAACGTTATTCGACCGGCTCCGGGGGGACGATTTCCCGGTCGTCGAGAAGGCGGCGGAGCCCTCGAAGCGGAAGCCAGGCCCACGACGGGCGATGGTTGAGTTCGTAGCGTACCTCATAAATGGCTTTATCGAAGAGATAAGCCCAGAGGAAGTCGTAGCGTGTTTCCGGCGGTTGCAGGAACGAGGCCTCGTCGGCGGTCCCACCGTACGCATTCAGGAAGGTAATGTCGGCCCAGCGAACGAGAGCGTCAACCCACCCGGCGTAGTCCGTGTCGGTTCCCGTGTGATCCTGCCAGGCGGCCAGAACAGCGTACTCGATCGAGCGGAGCATTCCGGCCACATCGCGGAGCGCATTCTCGCGCTGACGACGTTCACTGAGCGAGCGGACAGGTTCTCCCTCGAAGTCGAGAATGTAGAAGTCGCCGTCGGCACGCAGCACCTGACCGAGATGATAATCTCCGTGGATGCGGATGCGATCGTGATCGGCACCGGTGCCGACGAGGGCGTCGAGACGAGCGATTGCCCGTTCCCAGGCCGCTTCGCTCGGCACGTCGGCTTGGGTGATCGACGAGTCGCTCCGGGTGCTGGCGTTCTCGATCATCTCTCGCGTATCCCCGAGCTCGGCCCGGACGCGCTCCTGCAGCTTCGTTCCGGCGGACTCGTCCGCGGGGAGCGGAGACAGGTCGGGGCCAGATCCTTTCGCGAGGGCGCGATGCATTTCGGCGGTGCGAACACCGAGCACGTGCGCGAGCTGAATCATCTCGGAGGCAACATCTTCCAGCCAGACGGGGGCAGCAATTCCCTGTGTCGGCCCATATTGCAATGCCTCCTCGGCCTCATCGGCTTCGGCGGGGAGTGGTGCATCCTTGACTCGGTCGAGGAAGCGGCGCGTTGCCTGCAGGGCATGGCTCCAGCCATCGGTTTCCACGGGGAGAGCCTCCTGTACGATGCCGATCGTGTAGCGACGGTAGTTGCGCTTTACGTCGATCGTCCCGTGCAGGTGCGGAGCGAAGCGGAAGCCCGTACCCGTGAGGTGATTCAACAGCTCTTTCTCCGGATTCGTCCCGCGTTCGAGCCGGCGATACAGCTTGACGAAGTGCGCTCCGTCAATCACCGCAGATGTGTTGCTCTGTTCACCCGTGAGAAGTTGAACCTTCGAGGCATCGGCCGATGGAGCGTCAGTCGACGAGTCCGCGATATACAGGCCTTTCAGTGAGCGATTTCTACCGCCGTTTTGCCACCAGCGGTAGAGCGTGGACCAGAAGGCGGGTTGTGCGGTGGCGTCGTAGACGAGTTGACGCCGCGCATCTCCGCGATGGGATTCCTGGACATCGATCCAGGCCAGCGCAGATTCCGGCCGCTCCGAGAGCAGCTCCTCCGCTTCCGGGCCGCTGGCTGTCGCGAGCGGAAGGGTGTAGAGGTCGTTCGAACCCTCCTGTTCGACGGAGATGATCGAGAGGTAAATCGTCGGGTCCGACGAGAGGCGGACAGCGTCTTCGACCGTCACGCTGTCGATGGGCCGGCCCTTTGAGCCAAACCACCGTTGATCGGCGACGAAGTCTGGCAGAATGCGGGCGAGAGCTTCGGGTCCCGTGTACTGCGCCATGGTCGGCACAAGAAGGTTCTGCAGCCCTTCCGCGACCGTGAGAACCGGTAGCGGGGAGCCGTCCGGGCCGCGCTCTGCGAGCTGGAGGACACGTTCGGTTTTTTCGGCCCGATCGATTTCTTCTTCCGGCTCGAGCTTGAACCAGTAAAAGCCGTGCGGGCCGATGGTGAGGGGATACGCTTCCTCGGACTGAATGGCCGGGAACGGCGCCTGGCTGAACAGCTCGACGGGCGCGAGTCCACCCAGGTCGTGGTCGCTCGGAAGGTTGATCGCCTGCGCGTACCGCGACAAGTTGGCGACGACGAGGATTTTTTCTCCTTCGTATTCGCGGACAAATGTGAGCACGCTCGTGTTATCCACCGGAATAAGATCCAGCGTTCCCCGTCCAAACACCTCCTTGTGCTGCTGACGCATCGTGATGAGCCGACGCGTAAAGTGAAGGAGGGAATGCGGGTCATTCATGGCATCCTCCACATTTACCACCTCGTAGCTGTAGCGCCCGCGGTTGATCGGGGGGAGGAAAAGGCGAGGATGCTCGGCGCGGGAGAACCCGCCGTTCTTGTCCGGTCGCCACTGCATCGGCGTGCGCACCCCGTTTCGGTCGCCGAGGAACGGGTCGTCGCCCATTCCAATCTCATCGCCGTAGTAAATGACGGGGCTGCCGTCGAGCGAGAAGAGGAGCGCTTTCATGAGCTCGATCCGACGGCGTTCGCCACCCAGGAGCGGGGCCAGGCGGCGCCGGATCCCAACGTTGATTCGGAATCGCCCATCGGCGGCATACTCGTGGTACATGTAGTCTCGCTCTTCGTCCGTCACCATCTCGAGCGTCAGCTCATCGTGATTGCGGAGGAAGATGGCCCACTGGGCGTCGTCCGGGATGTCCTTCGTGAGCTCCATCATCTCCACAAGCGGACGCCGATTCTCCCGCCGGAGTGCCATGAACATGCGCGGCATGATCGGGAAGTTGAACGCCATCTGCACGCCAGTGGACCGGCTGCTCGACGTATTTCCCGACTGGCCGTTCGAGGAGGTTGATGTTTCCAGAGAACCATCGCCGCTCGGATCGACATCCTGTTCGTTCTCGTCCCCTCCGAAATACGGGAGTGTGTCTTCCGGCCACTGGTTTGCTTCCGCAAGCAGAACTTTGCCAGGGCCGTACCGCTCTTCCACGGCGGCGCGAAGGTACTTGATGTAATCGATCGTCTCCGGCAGGTTCTCGCTGTTCGTCCCCTCCCGTTCGAAGAGATACGGCACGGCGTCGAGCCGGAGCCCGTCGACGCCCATATCCAGCCAGAAAAACATGACTTCCTTCATCTTCTCCCGGACCTTCGGGTTGTCGTAGTTGAGGTCCGGTTGGTGGGAGAAGAAGCGGTGCCAGTAATATTTCTGAGCTTTCTGGTCCCACGTCCAGTTCGACACCTCCGTATCTGTAAAGATGATACGGACGTCCTCGTATTTATCGTCCGTTTCGTTCCAGACGTACCAATCGTGCTTATCGGAACTGGGGTCGCGGGCTTCCTGAAACCACGGGTGCTGATCCGAGGTGTGGTTGAGCACCAGTTCCGTAATGACGCGCATGCCGCGCGCGTGCGCCTCGTCGAGAAAGGCCTGAAAGTCATCGAGGTCACCGTGCACGGGCAGGACCTTGAAGTAGTCCGCCGTATCGTAGCCGTCGTCCTTGAGCGGGCTTTCCAGAAAGGGGAGGAGCCACAGCGTGTTCACACCGAGGGACTCCAGGTACGGGAGCTTTTCCCGCATGCCCTGGAAGTCGCCGTATCCATCGTTATTCGAGTCGTAAAACGAGCGCACGTGCAACTCGTAGATGACGGCGTCCTTGTACCAGAGCGGGTCGGTCAGGAAAGAGTCGGACATGCGCTACGGTATGTTTTGGGAACAGCGATTTACGATGCCGAATTCGGCTCCAGGTCGGACAGATGTTGCTAACGGTACATCCGGGAAACAGTTTTCTAACCTCGGATCTCGAATGTTTGAAGATGTGTGAAGAGAAGCGTTTCCGGTGACGCGTTGGGACGTTAATTCGTTAGAACGTCGGGCCGTTTGGAATACGGGATTGGGGATTCGGAATTGGGGATATGGGATGGAGGATTGAGGATTCAGGATTTCTATCAAGTGCATACATTGCAGGTCCAGAGCCCTTTCCCCCAAAATGTTTGGTCGCGTGGGTGTGCGTAGCGTCGCACGGCCGTGTGACGGTCGGTATATCGGGATCTGTGAGGAGGAAAAGTGCCTTCCCAGGTTCGTCTCGAATACCGGATTGCGGATTATGGATTGGAGCGCCGGGTCGGGGCGATGTGTCCAGGGAAGCGGAATCGGCTGGATGTGTTGATCGAGAATGCGTGGATCGGCGCGTGCCGGGTATTTTCAAACGTTGGTAGCTTTGCACGGCCGTGCGACGGTCTACGGTGTGGCGTGTTTTGCCGATCGGGAATGGGAAAACCTCTTTGTAGCGATCTGGCATTCGGAAGTAGGGATTGGGAATTGGACGTAGTCCTATCTGCATCGCCGATGTCTACGAATGGTTACGGTTCGCACGCCACCCGTCGGATATCTCTCCCAGCCCACGGATTAAATCCAATCCACCATCAACCATCCACTATCCACAAAAAACGACGCCCCACCGAAAAAGGCAGGGCGCCGGAAGATCAATTACATGTGCGGAGACGCAACCTCAGTCATGAACCGGGCGCTCGAAGACCTCGTGCTCCTGGCCTTCCTGTTCCAAGCGGAAGATGTGTGCGGGGCGGTCCGGAGAGAGGCGGACGTAGTGATGCTGGCCTCGCCACGTGTAGCGGGTGTCGTTTAGCAGATCGTTCGCTATGAATGCATCGTCGTGCGGCAGGCCCAGCGCTCCGTTGTCCAGGTCGAGCTGGCCTTCCTGCGGGTTGTGCGGGTCCAGGTTCACAACGACGACAATCAAGTTATCTCCCGACTTCTTGCTGTAAGCGATGAGGTTCGGGTTCTTCGTCTCGTGGAACCGGATGGACCGCATTTGCTGCAAGGCAGGGTTGTCCTTCCGAATCGCGTTCACGCGACCCATGAA
The DNA window shown above is from Longibacter salinarum and carries:
- the glgB gene encoding 1,4-alpha-glucan branching protein GlgB, with amino-acid sequence MPRLTDDDFYFWNEGKHYTSYERLGAHPDDSGTWFTVWAPNAHQVSVMGDFNDWDSAASKLERRKGGLWEGYVRGAAPEDRYKYRIQANYEELDRTDPYAFRMEAPAENTYEGLSSIITDLDDFTWSDDDWMEQREGPSGLNKPVSIYEVHLGSWRHKEQGESLSYREIAEPLADHVEECGFTHVEFLPLAEHPYYGSWGYQIVGYYAPTFRYGSPQDLMYLINYLHERGIGVIMDWVPGHFATDPQGLAFFDGSHLFEYEDPLMRSHPDWGTRVFDFGKAGVRNFLISNALFWLDRYHVDGLRVDAVASMLYRDYSREGEWSPNAYGGRENLEAIELLQDTNKRVYEQFPEALMLAEESTAWPGVSKPVDTGGLGFLYKWNMGWMHDTLDYVSNDPVHRQYHHGELTWTLSWAFSENYALPLSHDEVVHGKKSLWSKMPGDDWQKAANMRLLFTHMFGHPGKKLLFMGGEFGQYHEWDHDESLEWHVAEKDLHRGIQAWFSDLNHLYQNHQALWNDDNDGFEWISYDDRANSVVAYIRRYEGKELVFILNFTPVVRKNYRIGLPGGGVWTELLNSDASVYGGGNVGNQGTVHSEPVSAHGRTHSIELTLPPLAGLILERGDE
- a CDS encoding alpha-amylase family glycosyl hydrolase, producing MSDSFLTDPLWYKDAVIYELHVRSFYDSNNDGYGDFQGMREKLPYLESLGVNTLWLLPFLESPLKDDGYDTADYFKVLPVHGDLDDFQAFLDEAHARGMRVITELVLNHTSDQHPWFQEARDPSSDKHDWYVWNETDDKYEDVRIIFTDTEVSNWTWDQKAQKYYWHRFFSHQPDLNYDNPKVREKMKEVMFFWLDMGVDGLRLDAVPYLFEREGTNSENLPETIDYIKYLRAAVEERYGPGKVLLAEANQWPEDTLPYFGGDENEQDVDPSGDGSLETSTSSNGQSGNTSSSRSTGVQMAFNFPIMPRMFMALRRENRRPLVEMMELTKDIPDDAQWAIFLRNHDELTLEMVTDEERDYMYHEYAADGRFRINVGIRRRLAPLLGGERRRIELMKALLFSLDGSPVIYYGDEIGMGDDPFLGDRNGVRTPMQWRPDKNGGFSRAEHPRLFLPPINRGRYSYEVVNVEDAMNDPHSLLHFTRRLITMRQQHKEVFGRGTLDLIPVDNTSVLTFVREYEGEKILVVANLSRYAQAINLPSDHDLGGLAPVELFSQAPFPAIQSEEAYPLTIGPHGFYWFKLEPEEEIDRAEKTERVLQLAERGPDGSPLPVLTVAEGLQNLLVPTMAQYTGPEALARILPDFVADQRWFGSKGRPIDSVTVEDAVRLSSDPTIYLSIISVEQEGSNDLYTLPLATASGPEAEELLSERPESALAWIDVQESHRGDARRQLVYDATAQPAFWSTLYRWWQNGGRNRSLKGLYIADSSTDAPSADASKVQLLTGEQSNTSAVIDGAHFVKLYRRLERGTNPEKELLNHLTGTGFRFAPHLHGTIDVKRNYRRYTIGIVQEALPVETDGWSHALQATRRFLDRVKDAPLPAEADEAEEALQYGPTQGIAAPVWLEDVASEMIQLAHVLGVRTAEMHRALAKGSGPDLSPLPADESAGTKLQERVRAELGDTREMIENASTRSDSSITQADVPSEAAWERAIARLDALVGTGADHDRIRIHGDYHLGQVLRADGDFYILDFEGEPVRSLSERRQRENALRDVAGMLRSIEYAVLAAWQDHTGTDTDYAGWVDALVRWADITFLNAYGGTADEASFLQPPETRYDFLWAYLFDKAIYEVRYELNHRPSWAWLPLRGLRRLLDDREIVPPEPVE
- a CDS encoding mechanosensitive ion channel family protein encodes the protein MEDVLQSIDTDMLISMGFDVVYALILIVVALILAGWAKRATSKGLDRANVDPTLGKFFSNMARYLVLIIAGIAVLEKFGVSVASLAAVLAAAGFAVGLALQGSLQNFAAGVMLLVFRPFRVGDVVETAGEKGKIFEISLFTTQMDTPDNRRIIIPNGEIFGSTIENVTFHDTRRVDVSVGTDYPASLDETRAVLQAAAESVDGRLDDKDVVVYLDSLGDSCINWSVRVWSTTADYWDVRERLTQAVKDHLDDAGIGIPYPQMDVHVDGVDV
- a CDS encoding secondary thiamine-phosphate synthase enzyme YjbQ, yielding MLRQSTVTLQARERGFHLITAEIRNAMPDISDIEAGLLHVFIQHTSASLTINENASPDVRSDMEKHFNNMVPENQPYYDHTIEGSDDMPAHIKASLLDTSLTIPIRQGDLALGTWQGIYLNEHRDHGSRRSLVLTVTGTTEA
- a CDS encoding endonuclease/exonuclease/phosphatase family protein, whose product is MQRLSLLVFVLSLIVVGVGCSSDDDTSSDRAETIRFMTYNIEDVRTGDVKRADHPRLERAAARIQTLRPDVLLVNELSYDQQGGPDVEDGDSPGQNAQRFVDQYLSQPRSDSLQPVRYQTVMLPVNTGISSGFDLNNDGEIVETVPEVPSTPPDGSVPPQNDAGRAYGGDTWGFGTFPGHYGMALFVREDLKVLTDSIRTFRLYPWSRLPGAEVPTDSVTGEPFYSSEEWEALRLSSKSHWDIPIELPNGDLIHVLASHPTPPTFDGAADRNGHRNHDEIRFWQEYISGADHIVDDSSKTGGLASDASFVIMGDQNADPDEGDTYGTPIADLLNHDRVQSIQPEATPAGQSAFPDLDADDTARWGLRVDYVIPSEDLNVVASGVWRPTGGEAKELEVSDHFPVWVDVSIPASTSSK